In Nocardioides faecalis, the following proteins share a genomic window:
- a CDS encoding acyltransferase family protein, with translation MTTAEVAGRDDAPTAVPPPARSRPRRDIEGLRAIAVLSVLVYHAGLAWLPGGFAGVDVFFVISGFLITSLMVREVEQRGRLRLARFWARRARRLLPAGTLVLAFSALVTVFCLPAGDRKPFGGDIVAAAFYLVNWRLGDREVDYLAEDVGASPVQHYWSLAVEEQFYIVWPLLIALVVALVSQRRRLALFATVAVLTLASFAWTLHYVQEVPGQAFFVSTTRVWELGVGALLAVAYPVLVRLPQWLRQVAGWAGLAAIATVMLAYEPSWDWPGLGTLLPVLGTAGVILAGGTTPDRGVGAVIGIRPAVWIGALSYSLYLWHWPFIVGAQGLWGDDLRVRHLLLVVAVSAIPAWLSYRYLENPVRESRRLAANRPALVMGGVLTAVAGLTGAAVIASFALVGTVPVANAEESPGAAAIGTRPAGYWAEQRSVEAIRPSPLDAATDMPQIYDDSCVVNNYGDLKQCEYGAPDGERTVVLVGDSKAMQWFTPLHELARAQGWKLVVIGKNGCEFADVVRPGPDGNPNPSCDDWSQRSLAEILDLRPDLVVTVTRWSVAMPGGPYDEDTPLTRKAMVDGLVHHWQALRDAGIAVAPIVDNPGLSNRPECVQENLDDLRKCAFDMARQSKGSGAAAQLEAAERVEGVRPVDMNDLACPDGRTCPAVIGNVIVYRSGTHISDTYAETLTPMLGERMAAATDGLFGTAS, from the coding sequence ATGACGACGGCGGAGGTCGCAGGACGCGACGACGCGCCGACTGCTGTGCCGCCGCCGGCGCGCTCTCGCCCGCGCCGGGACATCGAGGGGCTGCGCGCGATCGCGGTGCTCTCGGTCCTCGTCTACCACGCCGGGCTCGCCTGGCTGCCCGGTGGATTCGCGGGTGTCGACGTCTTCTTCGTGATCTCCGGCTTCCTGATCACCTCGCTGATGGTGCGCGAGGTCGAGCAGCGCGGCAGGCTGCGGCTGGCCCGGTTCTGGGCGCGCCGGGCCCGGCGGCTGCTGCCGGCTGGCACCCTGGTGCTGGCGTTCAGCGCGCTGGTCACCGTCTTCTGCCTGCCCGCGGGCGACCGCAAGCCGTTCGGCGGCGACATCGTCGCGGCGGCGTTCTACCTGGTGAACTGGCGCCTGGGCGACCGTGAGGTCGACTATCTCGCCGAGGACGTGGGCGCCTCCCCGGTGCAGCACTACTGGTCGCTGGCGGTGGAGGAGCAGTTCTACATCGTCTGGCCGCTGCTGATCGCCCTCGTTGTCGCCCTGGTCTCCCAGCGCCGCCGGCTCGCGCTCTTCGCCACCGTCGCGGTGCTCACCCTCGCCTCCTTCGCCTGGACCCTGCACTACGTGCAGGAGGTGCCCGGCCAGGCGTTCTTCGTCTCCACCACCCGGGTGTGGGAGCTCGGGGTCGGCGCGCTGCTCGCCGTCGCCTACCCGGTCCTGGTCCGCCTGCCGCAGTGGCTGCGGCAGGTCGCCGGCTGGGCCGGGCTGGCGGCCATCGCGACCGTGATGCTCGCCTACGAGCCCAGCTGGGACTGGCCGGGCCTGGGGACGCTGCTGCCGGTGCTGGGCACCGCGGGGGTCATCCTGGCTGGCGGCACCACCCCGGACCGCGGCGTGGGTGCCGTCATCGGGATCCGTCCGGCGGTGTGGATCGGCGCCCTGTCGTACTCCCTCTACCTGTGGCACTGGCCGTTCATCGTGGGCGCCCAGGGCCTGTGGGGCGACGACCTGCGGGTGCGCCACCTGCTGCTGGTGGTGGCGGTCTCCGCGATCCCGGCGTGGCTGTCCTACCGGTACCTGGAGAACCCGGTGCGCGAGAGCCGGCGGTTGGCCGCGAACCGGCCCGCCCTGGTGATGGGCGGTGTCCTCACCGCGGTGGCCGGCCTCACCGGCGCCGCCGTGATCGCCTCCTTCGCGCTGGTGGGCACCGTCCCGGTGGCGAACGCCGAGGAGAGTCCCGGCGCCGCCGCGATCGGCACCCGCCCGGCCGGCTACTGGGCCGAGCAGCGCAGCGTCGAGGCGATCCGGCCCTCCCCGCTGGACGCCGCCACCGACATGCCGCAGATCTACGACGACTCCTGCGTCGTCAACAACTACGGCGACCTGAAGCAGTGCGAGTACGGCGCGCCCGACGGCGAGCGCACCGTCGTGCTGGTCGGCGACTCCAAGGCCATGCAGTGGTTCACCCCGCTGCACGAGCTCGCCCGCGCCCAGGGCTGGAAGCTGGTCGTGATCGGCAAGAACGGCTGCGAGTTCGCCGACGTGGTCCGTCCCGGCCCGGACGGCAACCCCAATCCGTCCTGCGACGACTGGTCGCAGCGCTCGCTGGCCGAGATCCTCGACCTGCGCCCCGACCTCGTGGTCACGGTGACGCGGTGGAGCGTCGCGATGCCCGGTGGCCCGTACGACGAAGACACCCCGCTGACGCGGAAGGCGATGGTCGACGGCCTCGTGCACCACTGGCAGGCCCTGCGCGACGCGGGCATCGCGGTAGCGCCGATCGTGGACAACCCCGGGCTGTCGAACCGGCCGGAGTGCGTGCAGGAGAACCTCGACGACCTGAGGAAGTGCGCGTTCGACATGGCGCGCCAGTCCAAGGGCTCCGGCGCGGCCGCGCAGCTCGAGGCTGCGGAGCGCGTCGAGGGCGTGCGCCCGGTGGACATGAACGACCTGGCCTGCCCGGACGGCCGGACCTGCCCGGCGGTCATCGGCAACGTGATCGTCTACCGCTCCGGCACGCACATCTCCGACACCTACGCCGAGACGCTGACCCCGATGCTGGGCGAGCGCATGGCGGCGGCGACGGACGGGCTCTTCGGCACCGCCTCCTGA